One genomic segment of Hordeum vulgare subsp. vulgare chromosome 2H, MorexV3_pseudomolecules_assembly, whole genome shotgun sequence includes these proteins:
- the LOC123429761 gene encoding uncharacterized protein LOC123429761 translates to MDGRNLETMIVKMAVPVMAALLLFTASAVPMTPDDCACACFRSLVRNNYFLTIWVLCQINMSRVMAREAVLAPTLAARLYYAVGAVACFLEFALELYMILVLCPAAVDDAA, encoded by the exons ATGGATG GCCGCAATCTGGAGACCATGATCGTCAAGATGGCGGTTCCCGTGATGGCCGCGCTGCTGCTGTTCACGGCGTCGGCTGTCCCCATGACGCCAGACGACTGCGCCTGCGCCTGCTTCCGCTCCTTGGTCCGCAATAACTACTTCCTGACGATCTGGGTGCTCTGCCAGATCAACATGAGCCGTGTTATGGCGAGGGAGGCCGTCCTGGCGCCGACGCTGGCGGCCCGGCTCTACTACGCGGTGGGCGCCGTCGCGTGCTTCCTGGAGTTCGCGCTCGAGCTGTACATGATCCTGGTGctg TGCCCCGCGGCTGTGGATGATGCTGCTTAG
- the LOC123429762 gene encoding uncharacterized protein LOC123429762 has protein sequence MPGRNLGAAGAKEEEEGEYARPPKIDVETHYLLYMLLFVTMWMSLLRLRSPALATGYIPAFEALITCCYFAFVIVQLQVLLAIALSEEPAPSLLPSPVSQWILALFLWLLGVLYYMNYASMSAGYTSYWGLIIAGIASVVSFAMTVYNMVQRPVFD, from the exons ATGCCTG GCCGCAACTTGGGCGCCGCCGGagcaaaggaggaggaggagggggagtatGCCAGG CCGCCCAAGATCGACGTGGAGACGCACTACCTGCTGTACATGCTGCTTTTCGTGACGATGTGGATGTCTTTGCTTCGGCTTCGGTCGCCGGCCCTGGCCACCGGCTACATCCCGGCCTTCGAAGCCCTGATCACCTGCTGCTACTTCGCGTTCGTCATCGTCCAGCTGCAGGTGCTGCTTGCCATCGCGCTGTCGGAGGAGCCCGCCCCGTCGCTGCTCCCGTCTCCCGTGAGCCAGTGGATCCTGGCCCTCTTCCTGTGGCTGCTCGGGGTCCTCTACTACATGAACTACGCCTCCATGAGCGCCGGGTATACGAGCTACTGGGGCCTGATCATCGCCGGGATCGCCAGTGTTGTGAGCTTCGCCATGACCGTCTACAACATGGTGCAG CGCCCCGTCTTTGATTAG